The genomic interval GCGCGTCCGCGGCGATACGCGCCCTGCGCTGCGGCGAGTGCGTCTGAATCAGGTGCCATGGACATCTCTCAGGAAGGCACGCAGGCGGCCCATGGCACGCTCGCGTCGCTTGCGGAACGTCGCGTCGCTGGGGTGCTCGTCGGCCAGCACCTGCGCGAGCACCTCTTGGTCACGCTGCGGCAGCTGCGCGATGGCGTCCGCGAGTTGCTGACGTTCGGCGGCCGCGAGCACCTGCTCCTCGGGCGACGTATCGGCGCTCACGTGGGCCAGGGCTGGCTGCAGCGGGCCCGTGCGGCTGCGCCTCGAGCGCGTGCGCCAGGTGCGCACTTCCCATCCCGCGATGGTCAGCGCCCAGGCCAGCGCGTCTCGCCCCGTGTCGTAGCGGGGCGCTTGGTCGAACAGCTTGAGCAGCG from Sandaracinaceae bacterium carries:
- a CDS encoding sigma-70 family RNA polymerase sigma factor, with protein sequence MSPAAPSPTAPELRAELNALFARLADGDRAAIDPAYRALWPVVHPFVGRALGPGRTHEADDVTQSALLKLFDQAPRYDTGRDALAWALTIAGWEVRTWRTRSRRSRTGPLQPALAHVSADTSPEEQVLAAAERQQLADAIAQLPQRDQEVLAQVLADEHPSDATFRKRRERAMGRLRAFLRDVHGT